The Novosphingobium kaempferiae genome includes a window with the following:
- a CDS encoding lipopolysaccharide biosynthesis protein has protein sequence MSRRRLSLGLGAYAFDKLAVALVQILTVPVLANAWGLTLYGTWAMVMTIPTFLVLGDFGIVNSAAARMIGAIARDDWQAATRTLHTAWAATLAIITAIALIIAAVLWWLPNGTVPTTGGFDEATSRLTILILLVYGLVTIIFRLNTAALRSAMLYSQSLIFGTGSYLVENLSVVAIAAWGFGPLAAAGSLLVLRLASLLAVYVAGGRLVPRLRPGVSATSRAELAELWGPALAASALGFGVAAYLQGSVMILGAIAGAAVVPAFTAVRTLSRLGVQMATMISLPVSQEFGNAMGKGEIYRGGRFFGLVFLPALILSGSAGLGLVLIGQPFIRIWTHGAIVADHTLLLFMAISSFAAMFWNPLSNLIMVMNRQRSFSYINLAISFVGLAVIYLGAREYGAAAAGVSFALVDMITLAAVVVFITRHWLKLPEFRAGVRSSMEEMRSPFRMLRSIRQSR, from the coding sequence ATGAGCCGCCGCCGGCTCAGCCTGGGCCTGGGTGCCTACGCCTTCGACAAGCTGGCGGTTGCCCTGGTCCAGATCCTCACCGTACCGGTGCTCGCCAATGCCTGGGGGCTTACGCTCTACGGCACCTGGGCCATGGTCATGACCATTCCCACGTTCCTGGTTCTCGGCGATTTCGGCATCGTCAATTCCGCCGCGGCGCGTATGATCGGAGCCATTGCACGCGACGACTGGCAGGCTGCGACACGAACCCTGCACACGGCTTGGGCGGCCACGCTGGCGATAATCACGGCGATCGCACTGATAATTGCGGCAGTCCTGTGGTGGCTACCCAATGGCACCGTGCCGACGACCGGCGGATTTGACGAGGCGACGTCACGCCTCACCATTCTGATCCTGCTCGTCTATGGGCTGGTCACGATCATATTCCGCCTCAACACCGCCGCACTGCGCTCGGCCATGCTTTACTCGCAGTCGCTCATCTTCGGCACCGGATCGTATCTTGTCGAGAACCTCAGCGTGGTGGCCATCGCCGCCTGGGGATTCGGCCCGCTAGCCGCAGCAGGCTCTCTGCTGGTGCTGCGCCTGGCATCGCTGCTTGCCGTCTATGTCGCCGGAGGGCGGCTGGTGCCCCGGCTACGCCCGGGCGTATCCGCCACCTCCCGCGCCGAATTGGCAGAATTGTGGGGGCCTGCGCTTGCAGCAAGCGCGCTGGGCTTCGGCGTTGCAGCTTATCTCCAGGGCAGCGTGATGATCCTTGGCGCAATTGCAGGAGCGGCGGTCGTACCCGCCTTCACTGCCGTCCGGACGCTTTCGCGCCTCGGCGTGCAGATGGCGACGATGATCTCGCTGCCGGTATCGCAGGAGTTCGGCAACGCCATGGGCAAGGGCGAGATCTACCGCGGAGGCCGCTTCTTCGGCCTGGTATTCCTTCCTGCGCTGATCCTTTCAGGCAGCGCAGGGCTCGGGCTCGTGCTCATCGGCCAACCCTTCATCCGTATCTGGACTCATGGGGCAATCGTTGCCGACCACACCCTGCTGTTGTTCATGGCCATTTCCTCGTTCGCGGCAATGTTCTGGAATCCCCTTTCCAATCTCATCATGGTGATGAACCGGCAGCGCTCGTTTTCGTACATCAACCTTGCGATCAGCTTCGTCGGACTCGCCGTGATCTACCTCGGCGCCCGCGAGTACGGAGCAGCGGCCGCTGGCGTTTCCTTCGCGCTGGTGGACATGATCACGCTGGCTGCGGTCGTCGTTTTCATAACACGTCACTGGCTTAAACTGCCGGAATTTCGCGCAGGTGTGCGCAGCAGCATGGAAGAGATGCGTTCGCCGTTCCGAATGTTGCGCTCGATCCGACAGTCCCGCTGA
- a CDS encoding WcaI family glycosyltransferase codes for MKILIVGLNHAPEPVGIGPYTTGLAQGLQRRGHEVTVLAGKPYYPQWKPYPDHGPGRMTTVEEGVSVTRVPHYIPVKPSGLRRIAHHVSFAASVAGPALAAAGERPDLVFTIAPSLLSVPVAALAARRAKAPLWLHVQDFEVEAAFATGLLPEESTVGRIALAAEDRILRMADFASSISPQMCLRLEAKGFRPEQTYQLRNWSNGAFDFTSADDSEYRREWGIGDRKVALYSGNIANKQGLEIVIEAAHRLKDRKDLTFVICGEGPNRERLKELAEGLENIQFHDLQPMARMADFLSLASVHLLPQIVGAADLVLPSKLTNMLASGRPVVATAAPGTGLFDEVEGCGVNSAPGDAAEMAIAIAALLDDPDRCKTLGLAARQRATERWSQESIIDAMERRMAGWISTGRNG; via the coding sequence ATGAAAATCCTTATTGTCGGCCTCAACCATGCCCCCGAACCGGTGGGTATCGGACCGTACACGACCGGCCTTGCACAAGGCCTCCAGCGCCGCGGGCATGAAGTCACCGTACTTGCCGGGAAGCCCTACTATCCGCAGTGGAAGCCTTATCCCGACCATGGTCCCGGCCGCATGACTACGGTCGAGGAAGGCGTTTCGGTAACCCGGGTGCCGCACTATATCCCGGTAAAGCCCAGCGGATTGCGGCGTATCGCGCACCATGTGAGCTTCGCGGCATCGGTTGCGGGACCGGCGCTGGCAGCTGCCGGGGAGCGGCCGGACCTCGTGTTCACCATTGCCCCGTCGCTGCTTTCCGTGCCGGTGGCGGCACTGGCCGCGCGCCGTGCCAAGGCACCCTTGTGGCTGCATGTGCAGGACTTCGAAGTGGAGGCGGCTTTCGCCACCGGCCTGCTCCCCGAAGAATCCACTGTTGGCCGCATTGCCCTTGCAGCGGAGGACCGCATCCTGCGCATGGCGGATTTCGCTTCCTCGATCAGCCCGCAGATGTGCCTGCGCCTCGAAGCCAAGGGCTTCAGGCCGGAGCAGACGTACCAGTTGCGCAACTGGAGCAACGGCGCGTTCGATTTCACATCGGCCGACGACAGCGAATACCGGCGCGAATGGGGTATCGGCGATCGCAAGGTCGCGCTCTATTCCGGCAACATCGCGAACAAGCAGGGCCTGGAGATCGTGATCGAGGCGGCGCATCGGCTGAAGGACCGGAAGGATCTCACTTTCGTCATCTGTGGCGAGGGTCCGAATCGGGAGCGCTTGAAGGAACTGGCCGAGGGCCTCGAAAACATTCAGTTCCACGATCTTCAACCGATGGCGCGCATGGCCGATTTCCTGTCGCTCGCATCGGTGCATCTGCTTCCTCAGATCGTCGGCGCGGCAGACCTTGTCCTGCCGTCCAAGCTGACCAACATGCTGGCATCGGGGCGACCGGTGGTCGCAACGGCGGCACCCGGTACGGGCCTGTTCGACGAAGTCGAGGGCTGCGGCGTCAATAGCGCGCCCGGCGACGCCGCGGAGATGGCGATCGCGATCGCTGCGCTTCTGGACGATCCAGACCGCTGCAAAACGCTGGGCCTGGCTGCGCGCCAGCGGGCCACGGAACGCTGGTCACAGGAATCGATCATCGACGCGATGGAGCGGCGCATGGCCGGATGGATTTCCACAGGGCGCAACGGATGA
- a CDS encoding sialidase family protein, giving the protein MRSRILACGILPLLLVACGGEDGGSPAPAPTTPAPAPTATATPAPTPTPTPGPVNDGLVRDALIQSTDASIYGKRTYQGVPTMTRVGKRLWAAWFADTSPTAWETTGTFLVLSYSDDYGDTWSKEFYLVPVHPDTDRAADPWLWQAPDGKLWVIYFQSGGRMAFDGQLGIWANIIPNPLAAEPTFEPGFWLTDGIANRPFLYRGQWYLPSDYLLGNPARFKDRVGKRIYALDWANHRATYAARIPKTPNSDYNEMSFVELKDGSLLNQSRSYDGIYQSLAPAGTLNFPAPSRWTFYPSVASRHMIARSPSGRLLSVFNQSVTAGRTDLTIAFSDDDGKTWPYAYIFDRRPNISYPDIDFAENGDVLVSYDRGRNSYKEIWLARIVESSIVDGAGAPKVTIKLINRATK; this is encoded by the coding sequence ATGCGTTCACGTATTTTGGCATGCGGCATACTGCCGCTGTTGCTGGTCGCCTGCGGTGGCGAAGACGGAGGCTCGCCAGCGCCTGCTCCAACTACCCCGGCACCAGCACCGACCGCTACGGCGACACCTGCGCCCACGCCTACGCCTACTCCCGGACCGGTAAACGACGGTCTTGTGCGCGATGCCCTGATCCAGAGCACGGACGCCTCGATTTACGGCAAGCGCACCTATCAGGGTGTGCCGACCATGACCCGCGTCGGCAAGCGGCTCTGGGCCGCATGGTTCGCCGACACCTCGCCGACCGCGTGGGAGACGACCGGAACGTTCCTCGTCCTGAGCTATTCGGACGATTATGGTGACACCTGGTCGAAGGAATTCTACCTCGTCCCTGTTCACCCCGACACCGATCGCGCGGCCGACCCATGGTTGTGGCAGGCACCCGACGGCAAGCTCTGGGTGATCTACTTCCAGTCCGGCGGCAGGATGGCGTTCGATGGACAGCTCGGCATCTGGGCGAACATCATTCCCAATCCGCTGGCCGCTGAACCCACGTTCGAACCGGGATTCTGGCTGACCGACGGCATCGCCAACCGCCCGTTCCTGTACCGCGGCCAGTGGTATCTGCCCAGCGACTACCTGCTGGGCAATCCTGCGCGATTCAAGGACCGCGTCGGCAAGCGAATCTACGCACTGGATTGGGCGAACCACCGAGCGACTTATGCCGCGCGCATACCCAAGACCCCCAATTCCGACTACAACGAGATGAGCTTCGTCGAACTCAAGGACGGCAGCCTGCTCAATCAGTCGCGAAGCTATGACGGCATTTATCAATCCCTTGCCCCCGCCGGAACGTTGAACTTTCCCGCGCCCTCGCGATGGACGTTCTATCCTTCCGTAGCTTCACGGCACATGATCGCACGTTCACCCAGCGGCCGCCTCCTTTCCGTATTCAATCAGAGCGTTACGGCAGGGCGCACGGACCTCACCATCGCCTTCAGCGATGACGACGGCAAGACGTGGCCCTACGCCTACATCTTCGACAGAAGGCCGAATATTTCCTATCCGGACATCGACTTCGCCGAAAATGGCGACGTGTTGGTTTCCTATGATCGCGGCCGTAACAGCTACAAGGAAATCTGGCTGGCGCGCATCGTGGAAAGTTCGATCGTGGATGGAGCCGGGGCGCCCAAGGTGACAATCAAGCTAATTAACCGCGCTACCAAATAG
- the fcl gene encoding GDP-L-fucose synthase: MERAVFDLEGKKVFVAGHRGMVGSAIVRRLANENCTVVTASRSELDLKDQASVRSWFAANKPDVVVLAAAKVGGILANDTFPAEFLYDNLMIEANVINSAKDEGTEKLLFLGSSCIYPKFADQPIVESSLLTGSLEPTNEWYAIAKIAGIKLCQAYRRQYGCDFISAMPTNLYGPGDNFDLNSSHVMPALLRKAHEAKEAGAESIEIWGTGTPRREFLHVDDLADGCVFLLKHYSDFEHVNLGSGTDIPIIELAELVCRTVGFAGTITKDTTKPDGTPRKLMSGDKIAELGWMPRIGLEEGIAHAYREFLAGHIKASHIEEGAH, translated from the coding sequence ATGGAGCGCGCGGTGTTTGATCTCGAAGGCAAGAAGGTATTCGTCGCCGGTCATCGAGGCATGGTCGGTTCGGCTATCGTCCGTCGCCTCGCAAACGAGAACTGCACCGTCGTCACCGCGTCGCGCAGCGAACTGGATTTGAAAGACCAGGCAAGCGTGCGGTCGTGGTTCGCAGCCAACAAGCCTGACGTGGTCGTCCTCGCGGCAGCCAAGGTCGGCGGCATCCTCGCCAACGACACCTTCCCGGCCGAGTTCCTGTACGACAACCTCATGATCGAGGCCAACGTCATCAACTCGGCCAAGGATGAAGGCACCGAGAAGCTGCTGTTCCTGGGGTCGTCCTGCATCTACCCGAAGTTCGCCGACCAGCCGATCGTGGAGAGTTCGCTGCTCACCGGTTCGCTCGAACCCACCAACGAATGGTACGCGATCGCCAAGATCGCCGGGATCAAGCTGTGCCAGGCCTACCGCCGTCAATATGGCTGCGACTTCATCAGCGCCATGCCCACGAATCTCTATGGCCCGGGCGACAATTTCGACCTCAATTCCAGTCATGTCATGCCGGCGCTGCTGCGCAAGGCGCACGAGGCAAAGGAAGCTGGGGCCGAGAGTATCGAAATCTGGGGCACCGGTACGCCACGCCGTGAGTTCCTCCACGTGGATGACCTCGCGGACGGCTGTGTCTTCCTGCTGAAGCACTATTCCGACTTCGAGCATGTGAACCTGGGATCGGGCACCGACATACCGATCATCGAACTGGCCGAACTGGTGTGCAGGACCGTAGGCTTTGCAGGGACCATCACCAAGGACACCACCAAGCCTGACGGCACTCCGCGCAAGCTCATGAGCGGCGACAAGATCGCTGAACTGGGCTGGATGCCGCGGATCGGGCTGGAAGAAGGAATCGCGCACGCCTATCGCGAATTCCTCGCCGGCCACATCAAGGCCAGCCACATCGAGGAAGGCGCTCACTGA
- a CDS encoding inositol monophosphatase family protein: protein MDVATILADAWTLVRENLPHTLSLRREIVWKPDGSPVTSADYYHEEILGAFLRERIPGVLLVAEESYTPEMDLSASWIAILDPIDGTENFCSGLKEWGVALSIWHEGVHQGSALMLPEMDDAIISGQPVEKFNSRIVGLSSSYNDEIGAIVAASPESRIMGCAVYNSYNVIRGTFARFVNPKGAYCWDLQAGVSLALENGCEVYLEGEIYGGQLLEPHKRHRVDIRHRHDLHPG from the coding sequence ATGGACGTTGCCACCATCCTCGCCGACGCATGGACGCTCGTGCGTGAAAATCTGCCGCACACGCTGTCCCTCCGCCGCGAGATCGTGTGGAAGCCGGACGGCAGCCCGGTCACTTCCGCCGACTATTATCACGAGGAAATCCTCGGCGCTTTCCTGCGTGAGCGCATTCCGGGCGTGCTGCTGGTAGCCGAGGAAAGCTACACGCCGGAGATGGACCTGTCGGCAAGCTGGATCGCCATCCTCGATCCGATCGACGGCACCGAGAACTTCTGCTCGGGCCTCAAGGAGTGGGGCGTCGCTCTGTCGATCTGGCATGAAGGCGTTCACCAGGGCAGCGCGCTGATGCTGCCCGAGATGGACGACGCCATCATCTCCGGCCAGCCGGTGGAGAAGTTCAACTCGCGTATCGTCGGCCTTTCCTCGTCCTACAACGACGAGATCGGCGCCATCGTCGCGGCCTCGCCCGAGAGCCGGATCATGGGCTGCGCGGTATACAATTCCTACAACGTCATTCGCGGCACCTTCGCCCGCTTCGTCAATCCGAAGGGCGCCTACTGCTGGGATCTCCAGGCCGGTGTTTCGCTGGCACTGGAGAACGGCTGCGAGGTCTATCTCGAAGGAGAAATTTACGGTGGACAGCTTCTCGAACCGCATAAGCGACATCGCGTCGACATACGGCACCGACACGATCTTCATCCTGGGTAA